A region from the Malus domestica chromosome 07, GDT2T_hap1 genome encodes:
- the LOC103428390 gene encoding putative disease resistance RPP13-like protein 1, which translates to MPLRRAFESASVSLLLNKLANQDVIDFFLKWKLDSSLLTKLKTNLHIIHAVLNHAEEKQVKDLYVKAWIEEVRVAAYDAEDIVDELANDALESQYNNQALNYVCDSLNANETVKESLDFKMKDVGNALNPFKERVEPKLEKIIKRLDEIAKQKDILRLREDAGGMSSGIDRLPTTPMVNESHVYGREFDKEEIVKLLDLGKENDDGISIVPIVGMGGMGKTTLAQIVYNDEVVGRHFNLKAWTCVSDVFNVCRIIKTLVESATKSTSSTNNLELLQENLKKLLDKKKFLVVLDDVWIDVRNDQIDARNDQSWDALMIPFKVGAPGSRIIITTRSESVASTVGVSTVVPYNLKALSENDCQSLFEQIVFNNRSLDAYGNFKVIGKKIVEKCKGLPLAVKALGGLLRAEPEMDENFWNDILKSKMWELPDNNILPVLRLSYHHLPGNLKRCFAYCSMFPKDYEYEIEMLVMLWMAEGFVEPDGNKRIEDVAGRYVSELLSRSFIQHYLNDAKRFVMHDLIHDLAQSVSGKTFFRLEENAESNSELPTKTRHLSYIRNPEDVFQKFEPFSKVECLRTFLPLHPLHGFSLSSITDKVPRDMMPKMRFLRVLSFSGYLIAKLPDSIGNLKSLRYLNLSHCEIEELPESTSSLYNLQTLILFRCVSLTTLPTDMGNLKNLRHLNLIGTNLKSMPLGMGRLTNLQMLSDFVVGKATGSGIAEFKDLSHLRGSLSISGLHEVGSIRDAIQAKLEAKNYLDELVLDWSSNGDSSRTEKIETDVLDALQPHENLKKLTIKYYGGTEFPSWMIDPMFSNMVYLHLYGCTKCTSLPSLGQLPSLKDLVIEGMDGINHVGLEFFGDGDDYRIPFPSLETLRFENMKEWEEWSSIEDGRLDGFPGLCELSIFRCPKLRKFSHGFSSLKKLRIKNCAALTTFSRLSGLGNLEPAEFPSLRQLVLVGCSELDELPVTIPSLEYLEIDGCKNLAALPRLMGLITLSVLDASVELLGCMMELSSLTSLHLNNVSQVKSLPEGLVQHFTKLEELSIDSFLELEFLSIERLGLAGLASLGRLTISNCPNFIALPDEADKLPPVLKYLSLKHSPSLVKFPHELYKLKCLTELRIEWCPTLESFPDTGLPSMLKRLVISDCAGLKSLQKEVMSNNNSLEYLEIRKCSSLTSFLEEGNLPPTLKHVKVCYCRSLQSLPEGLTCKDNMTLQFLEIDNCPSLMSFPRGELPRTLERLEISDCSKLLTLPSSLLNLLNLEILQVTGCPFLESFPKGGLPANIKSVIISECEELKSLPEFIYKLKRLQKLEISCCSNLISLPKQGLPTSLRLLTVTDCEKLNPIHEWKLHKLHSLHDLTVGGFPGLVSFSNEYLLPNNITSLIIQRLPDLGSISEVLENLSSLHKLVIRECDKLQYLPVKGLPATLCHLSIHRCPLLLHRCERDKGEDWSKIENIPYVHMS; encoded by the coding sequence ATGCCTTTGAGAAGAGCCTTTGAATCTGCTTCTGTAAGCCTGCTGCTTAACAAGTTGGCCAATCAAGATGTAATTGATTTTTTCCTCAAGTGGAAACTGGACAGCTCGCTCTTAACAAAGCTCAAGACAAATTTGCACATAATTCATGCAGTTCTCAATCATGCTGAGGAGAAGCAAGTCAAAGACTTATATGTCAAAGCTTGGATTGAAGAGGTCAGGGTTGCAGCCTATGATGCTGAGGACATTGTGGATGAGCTTGCTAACGATGCGCTTGAATCGCAATACAATAATCAGGCATTGAACTATGTCTGTGACTCTTTGAATGCAAATGAAACAGTCAAGGAAAGCCTGGACTTTAAGATGAAAGACGTTGGTAATGCTCTGAAtccatttaaggaacgtgtagAGCCAAAGTTGGAAAAGATCATAAAAAGATTAGATGAAATTGCAAAGCAAAAAGATATTCTTCGTTTGAGAGAAGATGCTGGAGGGATGTCGTCTGGGATTGATAGATTGCCAACAACTCCAATGGTTAATGAATCTCATGTTTATGGCAGAGAGTTTGATAAGGAGGAAATAGTCAAGTTGCTGGATTTGGGTAAGGAAAATGATGATGGGATTTCCATAGTTCCAATTGTAGGCATGGGAGGCATGGGAAAGACAACACTAGCTCAAATTGTGTATAATGATGAGGTCGTGGGTCGGCATTTTAACTTGAAAGCTTGGACCTGTGTGTCTGATGTATTTAATGTCTGCAGGATAATTAAAACACTTGTTGAGTCGGCGACCAAGAGTACTTCAAGCACAAACAATCTGGAATTACttcaagaaaatctgaaaaaattgTTGGACAAGAAGAAATTTTTGGTCGTTTTGGATGACGTCTGGATTGATGTCCGGAATGATCAAATTGATGCCCGGAATGATCAAAGTTGGGATGCATTAATGATACCTTTCAAGGTTGGCGCTCCAGGGAGTAGAATTATAATAACAACACGCTCTGAAAGTGTTGCATCAACTGTGGGTGTGAGCACTGTTGTACCTTACAATTTGAAGGCATTGTCGGAAAATGATTGCCAGTCATTATTTGAACAAATTGTGTTTAATAACAGAAGTTTAGATGCCTATGGAAACTTCAAAGTGATTGGCAAGAAAATTGTAGAGAAGTGTAAAGGGTTGCCTTTGGCTGTGAAGGCACTTGGGGGTCTTCTGCGTGCTGAACCTGAAATGGATGAGAATTTCTGGAATGATATCTTGAAAAGCAAGATGTGGGAACTTCCGGACAACAACATTCTACCAGTGCTAAGGTTAAGCTACCATCACCTCCCTGGGAATTTGAAGCGATGCTTTGCTTATTGCTCAATGTTTCCTAAGGACTATGAATATGAGATAGAGATGTTAGTCATGCTATGGATGGCCGAGGGTTTTGTGGAGCCAGATGGAAATAAAAGAATAGAAGATGTAGCTGGAAGATATGTTTCGGAATTACTATCTAGGTCCTTCATCCAACATTACCTCAATGACGCGAAACGATTTGTGATGCATGACCTCATCCATGATCTAGCGCAATCTGTTTCTGGAAAAACATTTTTCAGGTTGGAGGAAAATGCAGAGAGTAATAGTGAGCTGCCCACAAAAACTCGTCACTTGTCATACATTCGCAATCCTGAAGATGTTTTTCAGAAATTTGAGCCATTCAGCAAAGTTGAGTGTTTGCGAACATTTCTACCATTACATCCGTTGCATGGGTTCAGTCTTAGCAGCATAACTGACAAGGTTCCTCGTGATATGATGCCAAAAATGAGATTCTTGCGGGTGTTATCCTTTAGTGGTTATCTCATAGCTAAGTTGCCAGATTCAATTGGCAATTTGAAAAGTCTTCGTTACCTTAATCTATCTCATTGTGAAATAGAAGAGCTACCTGAGTCAACAAGCAGCCTATACAATCTGCAGACGTTGATATTATTTAGATGTGTATCCCTTACCACACTGCCTACAGATATGGGAAACCTTAAGAATTTACGGCATCTCAACCTTATTGGAACTAACCTGAAAAGTATGCCTCTGGGAATGGGAAGATTGACTAACCTTCAAATGCTGTCAGATTTTGTTGTGGGGAAAGCCACCGGATCAGGGATAGCTGAGTTCAAGGATTTGTCACATCTTCGAGGTTCCCTTTCCATTTCTGGTTTGCATGAGGTGGGCAGCATTCGAGATGCAATTCAGGCCAAATTGGAGGCAAAAAATTATCTTGATGAGCTAGTTCTGGATTGGAGCAGCAATGGTGATAGTTCACGAACTGAAAAAATTGAGACGGATGTACTCGATGCACTACAGCCTCATGAAAACCTGAAGAAACTCACCATCAAGTACTATGGTGGTACCGAATTTCCAAGTTGGATGATTGATCCTATGTTCAGTAACATGGTATATCTGCATCTTTACGGTTGCACAAAGTGCACATCTTTACCATCCCTTGGCCAACTACCTTCTCTTAAAGACCTTGTAATTGAAGGAATGGATGGAATAAATCATGTTGGACTTGAATTTTTTGGGGATGGTGATGATTATCGAATTCCATTTCCGTCGTTGGAGACTTTGAGATTTGAGAACATGAAAGAGTGGGAGGAATGGTCATCTATAGAAGATGGAAGACTCGATGGATTTCCAGGCCTTTGTGAGCTTTCCATATTCAGATGTCCGAAGTTAAGAAAGTTCTCGCATGGATTTTCCTCCCTGAAAAAGTTGCGCATCAAGAACTGTGCAGCTTTAACTACTTTTTCTCGTCTTTCTGGACTTGGAAACTTGGAACCTGCAGAATTCCCAAGCCTTCGACAGCTTGTTCTTGTAGGTTGTAGTGAGCTTGATGAACTTCCTGTTACGATTCCTTCATTGGAATATCTAGAGATAGATGGTTGTAAAAATTTGGCTGCACTTCCAAGGCTAATGGGCCTTATTACATTGTCTGTGTTAGATGCTAGTGTTGAACTACTTGGATGCATGATGGAACTAAGCTCACTAACCTCTCTGCACTTGAATAATGTTTCACAGGTCAAGTCTCTGCCTGAGGGCTTGGTGCAACATTTCACAAAACTTGAAGAGTTGAGTATTGATAGCTTTCTCGAACTTGAATTCTTGTCAATTGAGAGATTGGGACTGGCAGGTCTTGCATCCCTTGGACGCTTGACCATCTCCAATTGTCCTAATTTCATTGCCTTGCCAGATGAAGCGGATAAGCTCCCGCCTGTGCTTAAATATTTGAGTTTGAAACATTCTCCAAGCCTGGTGAAGTTTCCACATGAGCTCTACAAACTGAAGTGTCTTACAGAGTTGAGAATTGAATGGTGTCCAACGCTTGAATCATTTCCAGATACAGGGTTGCCGTCCATGCTTAAGCGTCTTGTAATCAGTGATTGTGCTGGTTTGAAGAGCCTTCAGAAGGAGGTGATGAGCAACAACAATAGCCTTGAGTACTTGGAGATACGTAAATGTTCTTCTTTGACATCATTTCTTGAGGAAGGAAACTTGCCTCCCACCCTCAAACATGTAAAAGTTTGCTATTGCAGAAGCCTGCAATCATTGCCGGAGGGTTTGACGTGCAAAGACAACATGACGCTTCAGTTTTTGGAGATAGACAACTGTCCCTCTCTCATGTCATTCCCAAGGGGTGAGCTACCCAGAACACTTGAACGCCTTGAGATCAGCGATTGCTCTAAACTCTTGACCTTGCCATCCAGCCTTCTCAACCTCCTGAATCTGGAAATCTTGCAAGTAACTGGATGCCCCTTTCTTGAGAGTTTTCCGAAAGGCGGGTTGCCAGCAAACATAAAATCAGTTATAATTTCTGAATGTGAGGAGCTCAAGTCCCTACCGGAGTTCATTTACAAACTTAAACGTTTGCAAAAACTTGAGATATCTTGTTGTTCTAATCTCATCTCCTTGCCAAAGCAAGGTCTGCCCACCAGTTTAAGATTACTCACAGTTACAGATTGTGAAAAGCTCAATCCCATACATGAATGGAAGCTTCACAAACTCCACTCTCTTCATGATCTCACCGTCGGTGGATTTCCTggccttgtatccttctcaaaCGAGTACCTTCTTCCCAACAATATAACATCCCTCATCATCCAAAGACTCCCAGATCTTGGATCCATATCGGAGGTGCTTGAAAATCTCTCCTCGCTTCACAAATTGGTTATCAGGGAGTGTGATAAGCTCCAATATTTGCCAGTGAAGGGGCTGCCAGCAACGCTTTGTCACCTATCAATTCATCGCTGCCCTCTTCTGCTGCATCGGTGTGAACGAGACAAAGGAGAGGATTGGTCCAAGATTGAAAACATCCCCTATGTGCATATGAGTTAA
- the LOC103428389 gene encoding basic leucine zipper 23-like yields MDDGEVVASDHALLPNPNCSSNFPGSTSVDTFFDEILNTQTCTHTHTCNPPGPDAAHTHTCYHTHTQVLSSEDDDDDSKNKERSILKPRRRRPLGNREAVRKYRDKKKAHAAYLEEEIRKLQVLNQQLVGKIQAQATLEAEFLKLKGLVLELRRMIDNELGAFPFQKQLNSNTYFKESQCNLQSSVGAMGLHCQTDLPCSCPPVGSSVQAGIGARQKTMVSSGRNCQPAVIDCRANTNEASTQAE; encoded by the coding sequence ATGGATGATGGGGAGGTGGTTGCTTCAGACCATGCTTTGCTTCCAAATCCCAATTGCTCTAGCAATTTTCCTGGTTCAACTTCTGTAGATACATTTTTTGATGAAATTCTGAACACGCAGACAtgcactcacactcacacttgcAACCCTCCTGGCCCTGATGCTGCACATACACATACTTGctaccacacacacactcaagTTCTTTCGTCCGAAGATGACGATGATGATAGCAAGAATAAAGAGCGTTCCATCCTGAAACCACGAAGAAGAAGGCCTCTGGGCAATAGAGAAGCCGTTCGAAAGTACAGGGACAAAAAGAAGGCGCACGCAGCTTATTTAGAAGAGGAAATCAGGAAATTGCAGGTGTTGAACCAGCAACTTGTTGGGAAAATACAGGCACAGGCAACTCTTGAAGCTGAGTTTTTAAAGCTGAAAGGCCTTGTGCTGGAACTTAGACGAATGATTGATAATGAGTTGGGTGCTTTCCCCTTCCAAAAACAATTGAACAGTAATACTTATTTCAAGGAAAGCCAGTGTAATCTGCAGTCTAGTGTTGGGGCAATGGGACTTCATTGTCAAACCGATTTACCATGCTCCTGTCCACCTGTTGGGTCATCCGTCCAGGCGGGTATCGGTGCAAGGCAAAAAACGATGGTGTCATCAGGAAGAAATTGTCAGCCTGCAGTAATTGATTGCCGAGCAAATACAAATGAGGCATCAACACAAGCTGAGTAA
- the LOC139197298 gene encoding uncharacterized protein, with product MTTQPGTNWTLLEDVALCTSWVQVTHDSITGNEMQLREMWSLIHTNYLEKMGGQRTKESMSSRWKLLSQSFSTWRDALAQASGNLRSGENLTDQELQAQAWYGAKTKSKNKTFTRFECWNIVKDCPKFRVVNVGPEVFMNSTPLHSTPEHASHDHDEDDEEVPETPPVEQASGSTRYPIRPQGKKASKRKGNASKNDYAKYMEDLARQGELNLAREMAKFEADKAREDAKAAAFERKFEADERERELLRQEREHRREERMAERDRDIMKEPLEGKSPDSKYFWKSEKADVLRRRRAREARARGDGPSTTREDYPSMTREDHPSTTNWLGDGYHPFMNP from the exons atgactactcaaccaggtacgaattggacgcttcttgaagatgttgcgttgtgtactagttgggttcaagttactcatgattcgattacgggtaatgagatgcagttgcgagaaatgtggagtcttattcataccaattatcttgagaaaatgggtgggcaaagaactaaggaatcgatgtccagtcgttggaaattacttagtcaatcgtttagtacgtggagagacgccttggcacaagctagtggtaatcttcgaagtggggaaaatttaacggatcag gaacttcaagcacaagcttggtatggtgccaaaaccaaaagcaaaaacaaaacattcacccggtttgaatgttggaatattgtcaaagattgtcctaaatttagAGTTGTGAATGTCGGTCCAGAAGTTTTCATGAACAGCACCCCTCTACACTCTACACCTGAGCATGCCTCGCATGatcatgatgaagatgatgaagaagtgcctgaaacgccccccgttgaacaagcgtcggggtcgacccgttatccaattaggcctcaaggtaagaaggcttcaaagagaaaaggtaatgcttccaagaatgattatgcaaagtatatggaagatcttgcccgccaaggtgaattgaatttggcccgggaaatggctaaatttgaggctgataaggctagagaggatgcaaaagctgcagcttttgagagaaaatttgaagctgatgagagagaaagagaactacttcggcaagaaagggaacatagaagagaagaaagaatggctgaacgagatcgtgacattatgaaggagcctttagaagggaagtctccagactctaaatatttttggaagtcagAGAAAGCGGATGTGTtgcgaaggaggcgtgcaagagaagcgagagcaagaggagatggtcctagcaccacAAGAGAAGATTATCCTAGCATgacaagagaagatcatcctagcaccacaaattggttaggtgATGGTTATCATCCATTCATGaacccataa